DNA sequence from the Candidatus Palauibacter australiensis genome:
AGCTCGCCCGCGCCGGGCAGCCTCACGATCCGCACGCTCGCGAAGGTGTCGCCGGGGTCCTCGCACAGGTGGATCATCCCCGGCACGGGCACGCCGGTGTCCGCGAGCGCCCTCATCACGCGGTATTCGCGCTCGATGAGGTGCGCGGAAGGCAGTAGCTCACCCGGCGGCTTCTTCCTCAGGACGAAGTACCGGCCGCCCGCTTCGAGCCGATAGGTAGGGTTCGACTGCCCGCCCTGGTACTGGAGCACCGTCACCCCGCCCCCGAACTCGCGCAGCCCGCAAGCGCACAGGTAGTCCGCGAGCCGCCGCTCGTCGAAGCCATGAGTCGCCGTGACGGCTCCCAGCGTGGCCAACCGGTGTCTCCGTTTGCAGGGGACCGTTCAGAAGATGATGCTCACCGCACCGTGCCAGGCGAGGTCTTCCAGATCGAGCACCGCCCGGCGGTACGCGAT
Encoded proteins:
- a CDS encoding phosphotransferase, with the protein product MATLGAVTATHGFDERRLADYLCACGLREFGGGVTVLQYQGGQSNPTYRLEAGGRYFVLRKKPPGELLPSAHLIEREYRVMRALADTGVPVPGMIHLCEDPGDTFASVRIVRLPGAGEL